A segment of the Lolium perenne isolate Kyuss_39 chromosome 3, Kyuss_2.0, whole genome shotgun sequence genome:
TCCACCTTGTCCCAACAGTGAAGAGTCCAGGACTAGACCTCACGGGCAACCACCCAGCCAAGGAGCAAGTGATGCAACGTCTCTGGCTCCTGGTCGCAAAGAGGGCACACCGGAGGGACATGAACGCCTCTACGCTGCAACCTGTCTACCGTCCAACATCAGTTTCGCGAAACCAGCTGCAAGAAGAACTTGCAGATATTGGGCACCCTCGAGCCATGCAAAAGGTCCTGCGGAAAAGCACCCGCCATCCATTTGCATCACGGGTTGCCCTCACCGTGATTAAGGGCGAGGAACAATAGCCGAAGAGCAGCGGGAATCGCTCGCAGAGCAAGGGTGATCCCGTCAACCAATCGAGCCAGAAGTAGGTGCAATTCCCATCCCCTACTTTGTGCTTGGCTCCCAGCTTAAAATACCACTTGATCCTTTGAATCGTGTTCCAGAACTTCGACGTGAGGGCACGTGAAGAAGCAATTAAATTTTAGTATACAAATGGTGTAATGAAAAAAATAGTGTTTCAAATTTtataagagatcatctcttagcaaaaaaaaaaaaaagatgtattTCTCTTTCTCCATTATTTTTTAtccaactaagcaaaaaaaaaaaaaatctgacatGGCAAGTGCATTGTACATGCACAGGTTAGTAGAAGAGAGAAACAAAACCTTTCCTTTTCCGCTAAGCTTAGTACTCCGTAGAAGTGGAAAACAAAGACATATGTTTCCACTAAGCTCTGTTCCGACATTTCCAACGTGTCCAGCTCCACCGCGCAGAAAGCGACCACCGAAAAGCCGCCGGAATTGGGCGCCCAAACAAGAGCGATCTAGCAaacacctcgcgccgcctccggTCGCGGTCTGAAAATACTCCTCCATCTCCGTTCTCCGGCCATCTCCTGCTCACCTCGCCGCCGACGAGCCATATGCCATGTCTTCCGCGCCCTCCTCCTCCTATTCTTCCTACTATTCCTCTTGCCCAGCACCGCACCAACCGCGCCGACGCTTCCGGCGATCTCTCCGGCCGCCGCCTGCCCCGCGGCTACGCCTTTCCTCGTCGTCCTCCCGCCCACCCTCCGCTCCGCAGGTCagctcctttttttttttgactgGTCAGGTCAGCTCCTAGATCCCTCGCGGCGTCCGTTTGTTCTACAGTTAATATTTCGCCTCGTTATTGTCGCCTCTCTGTTATTCATCGATCATCGAAGCGCGGTACCCGTTGTGTCGCCAAGTAATTATCCCTCGCAATGTGTTAGCCAATCCAAGTGTTCACGAGGTTGCCTGTGCCATTAGAATCGGTGCCATTTTTTCAGATTTTGATTCGAATATAGTCAGAGCAGTTGGTTGAGTATACAGGATCAGGGATTTTTGGGCGGTAGTGGTACGAGTAGGCGTGTGTTTCAGTTCAGAAAAATGCCGGTGACTCTGGTTCACTTGCATACCATTAGCGAGTGCACGTGTTGGCGAGGTTGCTCGTCTTAGATTCGGTGCCATTTATTCAGATTTTTGTTCGAAACAGTCAGGCTGTTGGGCGGTAGTGGTATGAATAGGTGTGTGCTTCGGTTCAGGCTAATGCAGGTGATTATGGCATAACGCCAGATGGAAGTGCGCTGGAACTGATCTCACAGCCATTGCCCTTCTGCAGGACTCCCGATTCGGAATCACCGCATCAAGACCTGCACGCAGGCGTGGTTCCATTCAGATTGCCACATCATTTGATGATGTATGTACTGCGACATTTGTTTTCTTCAGAGAACTGTGCTGCACCGGTACACCGTGATTCAGATTATTTTACTAGCTGAATTGATTTGGTGTAGGATTTCGGGGATTTCTCGCTGGTCCATGACGACGGGGATGATGATGTGTTTGGTCTTGATTTGTATTCAAGTGAGAGTGACTGGAGCGATGATGATGTTGTGTTAGCTCTTGGGGATGTCGAGTTGCCAATGATGACCGACAGGCGATTCAAGGGGGCAGAGGGTGCGATAACTGTTGCTGCACATAGGCTCGCCACCATTgacaaagggcataggaagagcaGGTACGACATCTAGCTTTTCAGATCAAGTGGAATACAAACAAGTGTAGCTAACTAAAGTAGCTGCCTGTATGGACATAAATCCTATACCACCATAGGAATATGACTAGGCGCCAGCATTACTTTGCAACAAATTGTTAGAAAGATTAACGTAGTGCTCGAAAGATTTTGTAGTCCTTGTTTTTCGTGCTCAATGTAACACAAATGCTATCGATCAAATAAGAACATATAGGCTTTTAGAACTGTGCTGGCTAGTTTCTGACTAAAGTTTCTTACATCAATTCCCAGAACTCAACAAGGGCTGATGAATAATCTTGGACTGATTGCTTTCCTAGCAATGTTACTTTTGTTTGTCGACTGGTGTTCATGGAGGATTGTTAGGCTACCTCTGGACTCGTTTTATTTGACACGCCCTTTTTTAATATCAGCAGTTCTGTCAACAGTAGCTGGATTTATTTTTGCACCAATTGCTGATAGCATGAAGATCCATCATTTCCGGAGGAGAGGGAAGCCTATTTCTCCATCCTATGGAAAGCCAACCCCAGCAATGGGAGGGCtcttcttcatccctattggtattttAGTTGCAAGAAGACATGTTGGTTCCAACTCAAGTGGAGTAAATGGAGCAGCTATAATAACcctcatatttgcaatagttgggtTACTTGATGATATCTCAAACCTTGTCATGGATCATGATCATAAAATACCTCAATGGCTAAGAGTTTTGGTTCAGGTAAGTGGTTCTTTCTCAAATCAGAATATACGATTCCATTTGCATTTTATGTTAAATGCAACTTAGAAGCAAATCTTACTTTGCAGATTGCTGCTGGAATTTACTTCTTTATCTGGTTGGGTTCTGCAAATATTTCAACACCATATAACATGTAAGCAACTGATATGTGCCTTGAAGTCAGGTGCAGATACATTTAGTTCTTGATCAGTTATGCTATCTTGTGTATTGTGGCCGGCTTTCGAGTTGGTCTCTGTAACATAAAAATCAAAATCTTTCTTAATTGCCTAAAGGATTCACACAGAGTACAGCTCGTACAACATTGTTTCTGTGGACTGCGGCCTTCTGTGATGTCACCTTATATTACTGCCAATTTAGACAACTAATACTGTTTATTTAACTCAGTCTGTAGCTAGTAAATGTTTACATGCTAATTTTAGAGCTAATGGGTGCTTTGCTAGTTAATACTTTGAAATTGTCTAACTCCTAGCTTATATCTTGGTATACCTCTGACCAGGCATATTGCAAGGAACAGATATATGAGACCATCCCAGTTTTGTACTGTTCATGCTAACTAATACTCCACTCTAGTGCTTTTGGATGTTCTCAACATTACTGACTCCACATTGTTCATGAAGGAAATTCCTTGTACCTCTACCTCCTCCATTTGGTCTTGCATTCATGGGAAAACTTTATCTAGTTCTGGCTACAATATGTTCTCTTTCCATGGGTACTGGAGTAACATTGGTTGATGGCCTTGATGGTTTGGCTGGTGGCGTTGCTGCTTTAGCACTGGCTGGATTGTCTGTTGCTGCTCTCCCAGTTTGCTCAGGTACTTCGTTACTTCAGCTTGTTAACGTATTTCCGAAGTTAGTAATCCTACCATACATAATTCCTTATAACACATTTCGTTTTTATACTAGCTTCTGCTCATGTTATCAAACAAACCTCTTAAACTCAAGGCGCATTGATTTGACCAAAACATAGTAGGAGAGGCTCCCACCTTCTCCGTTCCAAAATAATCGAAGTTCTAGGTCTGCCCTAGGTTAACCTTTTCTAAGTTTGACAGAGTTTATAGAAAAATGTGCCAGTATCTACGATGTCGGATCTATACGTTACGGAAATATATTTTATGATGAATCTAATGAAACTAAATTGGTGTTTTAGGTATCTATATATTTTTCCTATAAACTTTGTCAAACTTAAAGTAATTTGATTTAGGATATTCCTAGAACTTCAATTATTTCGTAACAGAGGAAGTGCTGTTTATTATATTAATTGGGTAAAATACGAATCATAAAGTGAACTCATGACACGTGTCAGTACCCATTTATTTCCGTCTGGACCTTTTGAAGGATCTGTGCTCCATTTTGCTGAAAATGGTTCAGTGCAATCTCCTTGCAGTGTATAATATGGAAAACAAAAGGGGAAAGTAAGTTTCAAGTAAATATTATGTGTAGTCATTAGAAATGATAGATGGCGTATCAGAAGTTCAGAACTGAACCTGTCCATAATATGAGGCAAAGGGATCACCTAAGTTTATACTACCCCTGTTGACTTTGTCTAATTCATCTTGTACTTAAATGTAAGAAAAAACACTACTGGTTGCAAGTTTAATACTTAGCTTTGATTCTAATAAGGTTTTGGCTAAAGCAACTATTCACAATTGTTGCAGAACTGAGTGTTTTTGGAGCATCAATGTCTGGCGCTTGCACTGGCTTTCTTTTTCATAACAGGTATAGGGCCTCAATAGTTATGGGCCGAGTTGGTTCTTTTGCGCTTGGAGGAGCACTTGCTACAATTGCAGCATGTAGTGGAATGTTCATTCCTATGTTAATTGCATGTAGTGTCTTCTTTCTCGAGTTGctcttggtaatattgcaggTATAGTACTGTTTATATTCTTATTTTATCTCAATAGTTATTATATGTGCTTATTGTTGACACCTTTTGGTTGATGTTATACACCATTTGCATCTGCAGTGAACTTCATAAGTTATGATATTTATTTGCTAAGTGGATTATGGTTAAACGAGTTGATTACTGATCACCCTTTCTCTGTCGAATGTGCATGGATATTCTTTAGACCTTTTATCCTGAACCTGTATCTGGCCATAATTGATATTTGCTCTGATCCTGCACCAGTAAACCCTTTAGTTTGTGTTATCCTATGTGTCTTTCTGGCCTGAATTTCTGAATCCTATGTGCTAGACCACTGAGTGGAAGTGAAATGAGAAGTACTGAACAAGGGCCTTTTGTGAAGACCTTTTGATATTTTGGCAATTTGCATGCTTAACTCTTTCTCACTAAACAATCAGTTCGTGAACAATGAAACATTACATGGAAAAAAATTAGGTGGACTTAGTTTTACTTCCGTGGTCCATAATTCCATATTGATACTCCCAGTTTATTCTTCTTTCCTAAAAAAAAGTTCCTGCTATGAATTATTTGTACAATGCATTTTCTATAACTTTCACCTTTAAGTCTTGTAAAGAACACATAATAGTGCAGTGAGAACTATATTTCGGGTCTACTCAGAATCAAGTATGATGGCCTTTATCATTTATTTGATTCTGTATCTTTTGCAAGTGATCATTTATTTGATTCTAGCATTTCAGCTGGCAGGATCTTAATTTACCATTTTCCGTCTCAGGTTCCTTTAAATATGACCCGGAAGCACATCCATGGGACAAACAGATATTTCCTTAGAGTTCTTCCCTCACATTACTATCTTAGATTGTGGGGCATAAAGGAGCCTTATATCGTGACGGGTGCATACATAATGTCATGCTTCTTAACGGTGTTGGCAGGATACCTTGGTCTCGTCTCGGCGTAGATAGAAAGCTTAGGTCATCATTCTTTCGTTACTTATATTTCGTTGTGCTGTGCCTCTAGAATGGTACACACTTCAGCGTTGCCGAGCCTAAGGTTCACTGATATATAGAGTTAATGGAATTTTGCCGTGCAGAGTTTTTTTTTTTAATGTTCTGTGTGAGTTTGTAGGACACATCAAAAGAAACCTTGCAGTATAATATGGTCATAACATGGGATGTTGTATCCTTTGACCTGCACAAAACTGCAGCGTACCTGTACATTGAACAATTGTTGCTATACAATGTACTACGGACTTATGGAGTACAAAAGAGTTTCCACAACAGTTTTAAGAAAAAAAAATACGGATCGAGGATGTTGTGATGAAAAGAGGCTTGCAGTGTGCACTTTTTCGTTTGAGTTTGGAAATATCAATGGATTGTTGACTTGTACGGATGTACCATAATTCAATGATAAATCAAAATAAGATGTGCGTGGGTAAGAACTATGTATCACTGGAGATTTGAGTATGAAGCTTCGGTGAGCTGTAACCT
Coding sequences within it:
- the LOC127321312 gene encoding phospho-N-acetylmuramoyl-pentapeptide-transferase homolog isoform X1 is translated as MSSAPSSSYSSYYSSCPAPHQPRRRFRRSLRPPPAPRLRLSSSSSRPPSAPQDSRFGITASRPARRRGSIQIATSFDDDFGDFSLVHDDGDDDVFGLDLYSSESDWSDDDVVLALGDVELPMMTDRRFKGAEGAITVAAHRLATIDKGHRKSRTQQGLMNNLGLIAFLAMLLLFVDWCSWRIVRLPLDSFYLTRPFLISAVLSTVAGFIFAPIADSMKIHHFRRRGKPISPSYGKPTPAMGGLFFIPIGILVARRHVGSNSSGVNGAAIITLIFAIVGLLDDISNLVMDHDHKIPQWLRVLVQIAAGIYFFIWLGSANISTPYNMKFLVPLPPPFGLAFMGKLYLVLATICSLSMGTGVTLVDGLDGLAGGVAALALAGLSVAALPVCSELSVFGASMSGACTGFLFHNRYRASIVMGRVGSFALGGALATIAACSGMFIPMLIACSVFFLELLLVILQVPLNMTRKHIHGTNRYFLRVLPSHYYLRLWGIKEPYIVTGAYIMSCFLTVLAGYLGLVSA
- the LOC127321312 gene encoding phospho-N-acetylmuramoyl-pentapeptide-transferase homolog isoform X2, with protein sequence MKIHHFRRRGKPISPSYGKPTPAMGGLFFIPIGILVARRHVGSNSSGVNGAAIITLIFAIVGLLDDISNLVMDHDHKIPQWLRVLVQIAAGIYFFIWLGSANISTPYNMKFLVPLPPPFGLAFMGKLYLVLATICSLSMGTGVTLVDGLDGLAGGVAALALAGLSVAALPVCSELSVFGASMSGACTGFLFHNRYRASIVMGRVGSFALGGALATIAACSGMFIPMLIACSVFFLELLLVILQVPLNMTRKHIHGTNRYFLRVLPSHYYLRLWGIKEPYIVTGAYIMSCFLTVLAGYLGLVSA